Genomic segment of Hydractinia symbiolongicarpus strain clone_291-10 chromosome 5, HSymV2.1, whole genome shotgun sequence:
CGACACCCATTCAAAAGACCTCTACTTTTCTCCTCACCACGACTGTACAAAGCAATCACGTTAGTGACTCGTAACACGGAGCTAGCAATACATAATGGTACCAAAGAAGCGATAACCATTTGCAAACTTGGGGCGAATGTAATTGCTAGTAAAGAAAACACCAAAAcagttgaaaatgttttttgtaacaTTGAGTtgctgttaaaaaacaatgataTCCATTTGACTGTCGCTCCTGATAGCGCGCTGATTATTCCATTGAATGATAAAATATAACCGTTAGTCTTAGGATCTGTTTGAAATTTGTACACTAAAATCGAGGTAAAGTTCGAGCGAAATAAACTCATTGCAAGGCTCAGCAGAAACCGGATTACAAAAACATCCCATACACGAGTCCATGGGATCGAACGAATGTTTCTGAATATGTTTAACGCAAAGAAATAGTAATTTCTTTCAGTGGAGGAGGAGCGATCCGTGTCGATTTTACCTCCACTATATATTTTTCTATCACAGCTATTTCCTTTCTGAAAATTATTATCTCCAGCATTTATTTTATCTTCGTCAAAAATATTATCGCCATTATAAATGTTGTTTTCCTTAACCCTTTTATCTCCACCACACTTAggaataaagaaataaacaaagcatgcattgaaaataaaaagtgaAGAAGACAACATGGCAACTTTTTGAAAACCATTTTCGGTTGTTGATAATATGCCGCCCAGTGTAGGACCAACTATAAAACCCAGACTGGACATGGAGTTAAACATTCCAAGAAAACTTGCTCGTTGTTTCGGAGGTGAAATATCTGCGAGATATGTACGATTCATCGACAAGCTGTGTTTGAAAATACCTGTGCGAAAAAGAGAAACAAATGACAAGCAACAAATTTAAATCTTCCCAAACTTAAATTCCGCGAAATTTTCTTCCGAAAACAATTTCtttccttaaaaaaagaaaaacattgtttAATTTTTCACGAAAATATCGTGCATTTAGGTATTTCAATAACTGTCCCATATATTTCTGCCATGTgattaaaaatgtgtttttacacGCTGGGGTCAAAACCTTATGAGGACGCCTTTTGCGCATTAAATTCTTTGGTGTGACCATTGTGTGACGCAGCTTTTTATTAACGTTCACAAAAGGAATGCTATATTTGATATCTCAAGGAAAACTTGATAAATTGCGAAATTCTTAGATTTATACAGCCAACAAATAACCTGTTACagaagatttttaaattttgtgctAACTAACCTCTGCTTGAAAACGAGGCTTATTGGTAAAAAGTGTCACCTATACAGCGCTATACGCATACGGTTCATTGGTGTTGTGCTCAACGGACACGAAAAATTATGACTTGGTAAGACTACAATATAAGGGTTTTTGTGGCAGCATCGAAATAGAATAAAAAGTATGCGAAATGTATTATAatgtaaaattctttaaattaaaaattaaattacccTACCCTAAGAAAATGAAGAAGTGcgtatttttaatcaaaaatttttaagtatttCTAATTAGTAATTTGGATTTATGAGTATTATCAATTAAAAGTTTAGTGTTgtgtgtatttttaatttaaagtttgGGGTTGTGCTCTAATCAAAAATTTGGGTCTAAAATAAATGTAgcaactaaattttaaaataacagactataaaaaaaaagtatgtaGGTAATAAAAATGCGACGCATACACTCTGTCAACCATAGGCGGTACGTTGGAAATGTACTGCCGTAGTTTAAAAAACAAGCTACTTTGATCACGTTCTTCTTTTATGAATTCACGAATAACCGCTACTTTTTATTGAAACTCGATAACCATATTTATGCAGTGAATAACAGAGGACTCGAATTAACTCTGTCTCATATGGTTCCACGCAAACTTTGTATCTCTGCAGAAATCTATTAAAACATCGCTTATTCTACGTGAAATTTCCAATCTTCAGCAGGTGAATATAGCCCCACTAACGTTCCTATTACAGCCAAAACAATGCCACACCCACCTGGACCGTACAGGCTCACTTCCTGCGCATAGCCAGCTATAGCAGGTCCTAAAGCTCTAGCCAGAGACGTTAACGTATCGCCCAGTCCATTTACTAAACCACGCACCCTTTCGCCACCTCGATTGAAAATAGCTGTCGCATTGGTAACACGCAACACAGAGGAAGCTATACACAGAGGTATCATGGCGATAACTACGACAAATAGCGTCGGCGCCAGAGTGATTGCGACAAGTGACAATATCAATATGATTGAAAACGCATTATTAAGACTTGAATTCGAACTGAAGTAAGGTGCTATCCATCGAACTAAGACGCCAGCAATAGCACTTACTATGCCGTTAAATGAGATGATATACCCATTGGTACGAGCATCAGCATCAAATTTGTAGGCTAACACGCTAGATGAGTTTGAACGATACAATATCATAGAAAAACTCATTAAAAATCGAACTGTGAACACATCCCACACTAAGTGCCAGGGTATTAAATGTACATCTTTAAAAGTATTAAGGGATGAAAGAAAGTCAAACTTCGGTTTATTAGGTGTGATACGGCTTCCCTCGTCCATCTTTTTATCTCCGAAATATTTAGGAATAAGCAAATAAACAAAGCATGCGTTGAGAATGAAAAGCAAAGAAGACAACATGGCAACTCTTTGAAAACCATTCTCAGTTGTTGATAATATGCCTCCCAGTGTAGGACCAACTATAAAACCGAGACTGGACATGGAGTTAAACATTCCAAAAGCACTTGCTCTCTGTTGCGGAGGTGAAATATCTGCAAGGTATGTACGGCTCATCGACTGGCTGTGTTTGAAAATACCTAAACACAATAGGATTTTTTAGTTCGCCATAAATTCAATTCACTTTTTCcgaattttgtttttcaactttttttggaaaatagatACTTGTAATCGTCaccaaaaactttaaattttcaaaatcattCCGTAAGTAATAGTAGCCTAGTTCTGTCTGTCTTTGACGTTTGCAAAGAGGATGTTTTTCTGTCTCATTCGTTCGTTGAGAAATTAACAATTTGttgcaaaaaacctttaaatcccCATCTCtttaaccgttcgtcaaaacCACAcggtcctatacattttctgaaTCAGCATTtaaagctctacacaatagaggcgaCGGCTGAAAAAATCTCCAAATTTTTTTGGTGTATCGACGGGTCATAACGTCAATTCAAACTACGGATCTTTTCATGCATTAGTtctgtaaataaatatattgcaGTTTATTTTAATAGTCGCATTTGACTTTGGGTTAGAAGCGAATGTTTCtttcaaacaacttttttttcttagctTCACCTGGCAATACCCTTAGCAAACTGATGTTTTAATCTTCTGGCTATCTTCTGACATAGTTAGCCGCTACAACAGGAGGCTAGTCTTCAAAGCTACTCAAAATGCGTAAATTACATCCAAGATTAGAAGAAAAGGAAACAGAGCTTTTAATCGACAAGGatgaataaatgaaaacatgaataaatgaataaatgaatgaatgaataaatgaatgaatgaatgaatgaatgaatgaatgaatgaacacagGCTTACATTGCATGCAATGTTTAGTTAAGAAAATACTCAAGCACGAGTATACTTTTCAACATCGTCGATATTGATGACTTATTTTAGCGCAGAAGAGATACTGCGGTCTGTTTTAAGCCTTTCCTAAACATCAATTTTAACTGAGTAATgatttaaaagtttatgattATTGCAAAAACTTTTGCACTTCTAGAATTAATATGACCCATACTGGAGAGTAACCTAAACCTAACACCCTAATCATTTAAATTTAgcggaatttttttttgctgtttttttgtgGTAGCTGTTGATTTGTAGCAAACGAAATAACTGTATAACATACAATGTAGACAACTACCTGACCAACTACCACTGATCTGAGAACATTATGTTCACACAGTATAAAATGtacattgaaaaaaatatattaaatatatacctGATGGAACCCTCGCTAATGCCATTAATATTATACTGTTTGACATTCCTAACAGAATGTATCCAACAGCAGTTCCCACTAAACTCATCAACAGTACTGTTCTTCGCCCAACATGATCACTCAATTGACCCTAGAGTAGGATGTAACATGAGCTATTCAAAAAATAGATAATATTAGGCTGAAATTATAGGGGATTTTGACtgaatatatgaaaaaaaaatctatctgcaagaacttttaaaagagcTCTATCAATATATATACAGGGGTGGGGGGGTCAACTTTGATTGATTTTTACCAAAATCCCATAATTTATATCAGCAACAAATGATGCATTTTCCTTTTCTCCAGTAAGTGTTGGGTTAGAAATGATCTCAATAATGAGAAAAATTAAAGAACTTCTAAACAAACCTTACCAAAAATCATAATTTACTTCAGCTTTTAAAATCACATGAAATGATAATGCTTACCATAATAGGGCTAGTGAAGAATTGCAATGTACCATAGATGGATCCAAATAACCCAACTTGGCCTGGAGTAGCACCTAAGGTTTTAGCTTGGTGTATGAGAAGCGGGTACAACATAGCTACACCAAATAAATCCTGCAaacaacaatgaaaaaatattcaatataaatgcagaaaaagaagaaaaatgcaaaTATGTAGtaattaaggaaaaaaatagcaaatcttatatatacattaaataaaaaagaatcaaGGGCATCATGTTGtttggttgttgttttttattgtttttgttgttgttatttctttgtgttttttgtcATTTAGCCAGCAAACTGCAactaatttttatgtttaaaatttacTCTACTCCAACAAAATTAGTAGTTGAGGAAAATACCTTCCAAATaccttatttttaaataatgatcCATGCTGGAATAAATACCCAGGGTAAACCCATAATGTTTAATTGTAAACATGACAGACGTCTAATATAATCTAGTGTGTACATTTAGATTAGAAGAAGCTGTGTAAATTACagacataaataaattttttttaaattaccatgATTTCTAACAAACTTTAGCATTTGTgacaaatttaaattattactggATGTGAAAGGTGCAGTTTTTTAAATAGGaaaggaaatttaaaatttcagagAATTTAAAGCTTTACAAAATCAGGAATTTTTAGGACTTCTCAATAAAGTAAATAACACGAGAAAGCTGAATAAAACCTAGATGAATACAACTTCCTTGTCCTTCACTTCTAGATATAAACACATcactttttttgactttttcaaaaatgctgAGATTAGTGTTGAATTGTGTTTCAAGAAGCAAACAATTATAGCATGACCAGGTCACACAAACATGTTTTATGAAGTGTTGCATGTTAGAGCTTTGtggtgccgtagattagtggttatagcttttgtactttgtgcaggagactggggtttgattcctcttgacgacgattcaacatgggtgagtgaatgttaccatagccctgggtaaacccaagccatgtgagggaaattgggaagatggcacactgtgtgggccgttggatgttgccaggagttgtctagtagagcatgGGCCCTAATTTGGTAGctaaaaatgagcattaaatactctaggcaCAGTGTACGAGAGcaataaccactaatctacgacgCAATGGCTCTTCCTTAAAATAATAGACAGAGTATATcctcctgaaaataatagacaTGGTACATCTTTCGATATCTGTGTGGCTATGCACATCTATCATCTTTTTTCTCTGACTTTACAAGTTTTGCTAATTATTCaaaattatgacatcataacTAACTCTAAAAACATGTAATGGCTGTTAGTAAGCattattattaaatattattgaatATTAGAATCCATGTAAACAACGCAAAGCTTTAAGTTCCTAAAATGGCTTTCCTAGCTTTTTCATCACGTTGGAAAAAAAATTCGCTTAGCCAGGGGCACTTATAATGAAAAAGAGTAACAGTTTAGCTAGCATGCCTGATATATTTTTGAAAGATCAGCAGAGATTTGTCTTTCAATTCAACTAAACAAAAAagacatcaacaaaaaaaattattgtactAACCAAAAAGCCAGAAAAGCAGATTATCCATTGTAatctttctaatggt
This window contains:
- the LOC130645335 gene encoding major facilitator superfamily domain-containing protein 9-like isoform X1 encodes the protein MTPLERLQWIICFSGFLDLFGVAMLYPLLIHQAKTLGATPGQVGLFGSIYGTLQFFTSPIMGQLSDHVGRRTVLLMSLVGTAVGYILLGMSNSIILMALARVPSGIFKHSLSMNRTYLADISPPKQRASFLGMFNSMSSLGFIVGPTLGGILSTTENGFQKVAMLSSSLFIFNACFVYFFIPKCGGDKRVKENNIYNGDNIFDEDKINAGDNNFQKGNSCDRKIYSGGKIDTDRSSSTERNYYFFALNIFRNIRSIPWTRVWDVFVIRFLLSLAMSLFRSNFTSILVYKFQTDPKTNGYILSFNGIISALSGATVKWISLFFNSNSMLQKTFSTVLVFSLLAITFAPSLQMVIASLVPLCIASSVLRVTNVIALYSRGEEKSRGLLNGCRDTLSSISRAIAPLLAGYAQEFSLYGPGLGGSFLAVLATSVAFASPHIKIHID
- the LOC130645335 gene encoding major facilitator superfamily domain-containing protein 9-like isoform X2, producing MTPLERLQWIICFSGFLDLFGVAMLYPLLIHQAKTLGATPGQVGLFGSIYGTLQFFTSPIMGQLSDHVGRRTVLLMSLVGTAVGYILLGMSNSIILMALARVPSGIFKHSQSMSRTYLADISPPQQRASAFGMFNSMSSLGFIVGPTLGGILSTTENGFQRVAMLSSLLFILNACFVYLLIPKYFGDKKMDEGSRITPNKPKFDFLSSLNTFKDVHLIPWHLVWDVFTVRFLMSFSMILYRSNSSSVLAYKFDADARTNGYIISFNGIVSAIAGVLVRWIAPYFSSNSSLNNAFSIILILSLVAITLAPTLFVVVIAMIPLCIASSVLRVTNATAIFNRGGERVRGLVNGLGDTLTSLARALGPAIAGYAQEVSLYGPGGCGIVLAVIGTLVGLYSPAEDWKFHVE